From a region of the Colius striatus isolate bColStr4 chromosome 22, bColStr4.1.hap1, whole genome shotgun sequence genome:
- the TRIM33 gene encoding E3 ubiquitin-protein ligase TRIM33 isoform X3, protein MAENKGGGGGGEGAAEAGPGGGGGLEPMAASPSAAVPPDERESPGAVAVAAAERALGEAEAEAAAAAVGPGVVPGPGPSPVPPLTPAAPGPFSLLDTCAVCAQSLQSRREAEPKLLPCLHSFCRRCLPEPERQLSVPVPGGANGDIQQVGVIRCPVCRQECRQIDLVDNYFVKDTSETPSSSDEKSEQVCTSCEDNASAVGFCVECGEWLCKTCIEAHQRVKFTKDHMIRKKEDVSSEAVGASGQRPVFCPVHKQEQLKLFCETCDRLTCRDCQLLEHKEHRYQFLEEAFQNQKGAIENLLAKLLEKKNYVNFAATQVQNRIKEVNETNKRVEQEIKVAIFTLINEINKKGKSLLQHLENVTKERQMKLIQQQNDITGLSRQVKHVMNFTNWAIASGSSTALLYSKRLITFQLRHILKARCDPVPAANGAIRFHCDPTFWAKNVVNLGNLVIENKPTPSYTPNVVVGQAPPGTNHISKTPGQINLAQLRLQHMQQQVYAQKHQQLQQMRMAQPTGSVPRQTSPQVLQQQPPRLISMQTMQRGNMNCGAFQAHQMRMAQNAARIPGIPRHNGPQYSMMQPHLQRQHSNPGHAGPFPVVSVHNTTINPTSPTTATMASANRGPTSPSVAAIELIPSVTNPENLPSLPDIPPIQLEDAGSNSLDNLLSRYITGSHLPPQPTSTMNPSPGPSALSPGSSGLSNSHTPVRPPSTSSTGSRGSCGSSGRTAEKTSINFKSDQVKVKQEPGTEEEICSFSGAVKQEKTEDGRRSACMDLTCCCGYRTHPDLLSSPESSLTPPLSTNLHLESELEALGSLENHVKTEPADLSESCKQSGHSLVNGKSPVRSLMHRSARIGGEGNNKDDDPNEDWCAVCQNGGDLLCCEKCPKVFHLTCHVPTLLSFPSGEWICTFCRDLSKPEVEYDCDNSQHSKKGKTAQGLSPVDQRKCERLLLYLYCHELSIEFQEPVPASIPNYYKIIKKPMDLSTVKKKLQKKHSQHYQTPEDFVADVRLIFKNCERFNEADSEVAQAGKAVALYFEDKLTEIYPDRTFQPLPEFEQEEDDGEITEDSDEDFIQPRRKRLKSDERPVHIK, encoded by the exons ATGGCGGAAAACaaaggaggcggcggcggcggggagggggctgccgaggccgggccgggcggaggcggcggcttggagcccatggccgcctccccctCCGCCGCCGTGCCGCCCGATGAACGCGAGAGCCCGGGCGCGgtggcggtggcggcggcggagcgCGCCCTGGGGGAGGCCGAggccgaggcggcggcggcggcggtcgGGCCCGGTGTCGTTCCGGGGCCTGGCCCCAGCCCGGTGCCCCCGCTGACACCGGCGGCGCCGGGGCCTTTCTCGCTGCTGGACACCTGCGCGGTTTGCGCGCAGAGCCTGCAGAGCCGGCGTGAGGCCGAGCCcaagctgctgccctgcctgcacTCCTTCTGCCGGCGCTGCCTGCCCGAGCCCGAGCGGCAGCTCAGCGTGCCCGTGCCCGGCGGGGCCAACGGCGACATCCAGCAAG ttgGTGTAATCAGGTGCCCAGTATGCCGCCAGGAATGCAGACAGATAGACCTAGTGGATAACTACTTTGTAAAAGACACGTCAGAAACGCCGAGCAGCTCTGATGAGAAGTCAGAACAG GTGTGTACAAGCTGTGAAGACAATGCTAGTGCAGTTGGATTTTGTGTAGAGTGTGGGGAATGGTTGTGCAAGACTTGCATAGAAGCTCATCAGCGAGTAAAGTTTACTAAAGATCATatgatcagaaaaaaagaggatgtatCTTCAG aggcCGTGGGAGCATCTGGTCAACGTCCCGTTTTCTGTCCTGTCCACAAACAAGAGCAGTTAAAACTTTTCTGTGAAACATGTGACAGGCTGACATGCAGAGACTGTCAGTTACTGGAGCACAAAGAACACAG GTACCAGTTCCTGGAAGAAGCTTTTCAGAACCAGAAGGGTGCAATTGAGAACCTGTTGGCCAAACTTCTTGAGAAGAAGAATTATGTAAATTTTGCAGCTACCCAAGTTCAGAATAG gataaaAGAAGTGAATGAAACTAACAAACGTGTAGAACAGGAAATCAAAGTGGCTATATTCACCCTCATCAATGAAatcaataaaaaaggaaaatctctgTTACAGCACCTTGAG aATGTAACAAAGGAGAGACAGATGAAGTTAATACAACAACAGAATGACATCACTGGCCTTTCACGACAAGTGAAGCATGTGATGAACTTTACTAATTGGGCAATTGCAAGTGGCAGCAGTACTGCTCTGCTCTACAGTAAACGACTG aTAACGTTCCAGTTACGTCATATTTTGAAGGCACGTTGTGATCCTGTCCCGGCTGCCAACGGAGCCATTCGCTTCCACTGTGACCCCACCTTCTGGGCAAAGAACGTTGTCAATTTAG gtAACCTGGTAATTGAAAATAAACCAACTCCTAGTTACACTCCCAATGTAGTGGTTGGACAAGCTCCTCCAGGAACAAACCACATCAGCAAAACTCCAGGACAGATCAATCTAGCCCAGCTTCGACTTCAACATATGCAGCAGCAAGTGTATGCACAAAAGCATCAGCAACTGCAGCAGATGAGGATGGCACAGCCAACTGGGTCAGTTCCCAGGCAGACGAGTCCCCAAGTCTTACAGCAGCAG CCTCCCAGGTTGATCAGCATGCAGACCATGCAGAGGGGTAACATGAACTGTGGGGCTTTCCAAGCACATCAGATGAGAATGGCTCAGAATGCTGCTCGTATACCAGGAATACCACGCCACAATGGACCACAATACTCCATGATGCAACCTCACCTTCAAAGACAA CATTCTAACCCTGGGCACGCGGGGCCTTTCCCAGTTGTTTCTGTGCACAACACCACTATAAACCCAACCAGCCCCACGACAGCAACGATGGCGAGTGCCAACCGTGGGCCGACGAGTCCGTCCGTTGCAGCGATCGAGCTCATTCCTTCTGTAACAAACCCAGAGAACTTACCTTCCTTGCCAGATATCCCACCCATCCAG cTTGAAGATGCTGGTTCAAATAGTTTAGATAACCTTCTAAGCAGATACATTACAGGCAGCCACCTACCCCCACAACCTACCAGTACCATGAATCCTTCCCCAGGACCTTCAGCGCTATCTCCAGGGTCATCAG GTTTATCCAACTCCCACACTCCTGTGAGGCCACCTAGTacctccagcacaggcagcagaggaag CTGTGGCTCCTCGGGCAGAACTGCTGAGAAAACTAGCATTAACTTCAAGTCTGACCAAGTGAAAGTCAAGCAAGAGccagggacagaggaagagataTGCAGTTTCTCAGGAGCAGTAAAACAGGAGAAGACTGAAGATGGCAGGAGGAGTGCTTGCATG GACTTGACCTGTTGCTGTGGATACAGAACACACCCAGACCTT CTTAGCAGTCCTGAGAGCAGCTTGACACCACCACTGTCAACTAATTTGCATCTGGAGAGTGAATTAGAAGCTTTAGGAAGCCTTGAAAACCATGTAAAAACCGAGCCAGCAGATTTAAGTGAAAGCTGCAAACAGTCTGGACACAGCCTCGTAAATGGCAAATCCCCAGTGAGGAGCCTCATGCACCGATCAGCTAGAATTGGAGGAGAAGGCAATAACAAAGATGATGATCCAAATGAAGACTGGTGTGCTGTTTGCCAAAATGGAGGGGACCTGTTATGTTGTGAAAAGTGCCCAAAGGTGTTTCACCTGACTTGTCACGTACCAACACTCCTCAGCTTTCCAAG tGGAGAGTGGATATGTACATTCTGCAGAGATCTGAGCAAACCAGAAGTAGAATATGATTGTGACAATTCACAACACAGCAAGAAAGGGAAAACGGCACAAGGCCTGAGTCCTGTGGACCAAAGG AAATGTGAACGTCTCCTGCTTTACCTGTATTGTCATGAGCTGAGCATTGAATTTCAAGAGCCAGTCCCAGCCTCG ATACCAAACTACTATAAAATTATAAAGAAACCAATGGATTTATctacagtgaaaaagaaactgcagaagaaGCATTCCCAACACTACCAGACTCCTGAGGATTTTGTGGCAGACGTCCGGTTGATCTTCAAGAACTGTGAAAGGTTTAATGAA GCTGATTCAGAAGTAGCACAGGCAGGGAAGGCAGTTGCATTATACTTTGAAGATAAACTTACAGAGATCTACCCAGACAGGACCTTCCAGCCTTTGCCTGAATTCGAGCAGGAAGAGGATGATGGGGAAATAACTGAGGACTCCGATGAAGATTTTATACAACCACGTAGAAAACGCCTAAAATCAGATGAGAGACCAGTGCATATAAAGTAA
- the TRIM33 gene encoding E3 ubiquitin-protein ligase TRIM33 isoform X4, with protein sequence MAENKGGGGGGEGAAEAGPGGGGGLEPMAASPSAAVPPDERESPGAVAVAAAERALGEAEAEAAAAAVGPGVVPGPGPSPVPPLTPAAPGPFSLLDTCAVCAQSLQSRREAEPKLLPCLHSFCRRCLPEPERQLSVPVPGGANGDIQQVGVIRCPVCRQECRQIDLVDNYFVKDTSETPSSSDEKSEQVCTSCEDNASAVGFCVECGEWLCKTCIEAHQRVKFTKDHMIRKKEDVSSEAVGASGQRPVFCPVHKQEQLKLFCETCDRLTCRDCQLLEHKEHRYQFLEEAFQNQKGAIENLLAKLLEKKNYVNFAATQVQNRIKEVNETNKRVEQEIKVAIFTLINEINKKGKSLLQHLENVTKERQMKLIQQQNDITGLSRQVKHVMNFTNWAIASGSSTALLYSKRLITFQLRHILKARCDPVPAANGAIRFHCDPTFWAKNVVNLGNLVIENKPTPSYTPNVVVGQAPPGTNHISKTPGQINLAQLRLQHMQQQVYAQKHQQLQQMRMAQPTGSVPRQTSPQVLQQQPPRLISMQTMQRGNMNCGAFQAHQMRMAQNAARIPGIPRHNGPQYSMMQPHLQRQHSNPGHAGPFPVVSVHNTTINPTSPTTATMASANRGPTSPSVAAIELIPSVTNPENLPSLPDIPPIQLEDAGSNSLDNLLSRYITGSHLPPQPTSTMNPSPGPSALSPGSSGLSNSHTPVRPPSTSSTGSRGSCGSSGRTAEKTSINFKSDQVKVKQEPGTEEEICSFSGAVKQEKTEDGRRSACMLSSPESSLTPPLSTNLHLESELEALGSLENHVKTEPADLSESCKQSGHSLVNGKSPVRSLMHRSARIGGEGNNKDDDPNEDWCAVCQNGGDLLCCEKCPKVFHLTCHVPTLLSFPSGEWICTFCRDLSKPEVEYDCDNSQHSKKGKTAQGLSPVDQRKCERLLLYLYCHELSIEFQEPVPASIPNYYKIIKKPMDLSTVKKKLQKKHSQHYQTPEDFVADVRLIFKNCERFNEADSEVAQAGKAVALYFEDKLTEIYPDRTFQPLPEFEQEEDDGEITEDSDEDFIQPRRKRLKSDERPVHIK encoded by the exons ATGGCGGAAAACaaaggaggcggcggcggcggggagggggctgccgaggccgggccgggcggaggcggcggcttggagcccatggccgcctccccctCCGCCGCCGTGCCGCCCGATGAACGCGAGAGCCCGGGCGCGgtggcggtggcggcggcggagcgCGCCCTGGGGGAGGCCGAggccgaggcggcggcggcggcggtcgGGCCCGGTGTCGTTCCGGGGCCTGGCCCCAGCCCGGTGCCCCCGCTGACACCGGCGGCGCCGGGGCCTTTCTCGCTGCTGGACACCTGCGCGGTTTGCGCGCAGAGCCTGCAGAGCCGGCGTGAGGCCGAGCCcaagctgctgccctgcctgcacTCCTTCTGCCGGCGCTGCCTGCCCGAGCCCGAGCGGCAGCTCAGCGTGCCCGTGCCCGGCGGGGCCAACGGCGACATCCAGCAAG ttgGTGTAATCAGGTGCCCAGTATGCCGCCAGGAATGCAGACAGATAGACCTAGTGGATAACTACTTTGTAAAAGACACGTCAGAAACGCCGAGCAGCTCTGATGAGAAGTCAGAACAG GTGTGTACAAGCTGTGAAGACAATGCTAGTGCAGTTGGATTTTGTGTAGAGTGTGGGGAATGGTTGTGCAAGACTTGCATAGAAGCTCATCAGCGAGTAAAGTTTACTAAAGATCATatgatcagaaaaaaagaggatgtatCTTCAG aggcCGTGGGAGCATCTGGTCAACGTCCCGTTTTCTGTCCTGTCCACAAACAAGAGCAGTTAAAACTTTTCTGTGAAACATGTGACAGGCTGACATGCAGAGACTGTCAGTTACTGGAGCACAAAGAACACAG GTACCAGTTCCTGGAAGAAGCTTTTCAGAACCAGAAGGGTGCAATTGAGAACCTGTTGGCCAAACTTCTTGAGAAGAAGAATTATGTAAATTTTGCAGCTACCCAAGTTCAGAATAG gataaaAGAAGTGAATGAAACTAACAAACGTGTAGAACAGGAAATCAAAGTGGCTATATTCACCCTCATCAATGAAatcaataaaaaaggaaaatctctgTTACAGCACCTTGAG aATGTAACAAAGGAGAGACAGATGAAGTTAATACAACAACAGAATGACATCACTGGCCTTTCACGACAAGTGAAGCATGTGATGAACTTTACTAATTGGGCAATTGCAAGTGGCAGCAGTACTGCTCTGCTCTACAGTAAACGACTG aTAACGTTCCAGTTACGTCATATTTTGAAGGCACGTTGTGATCCTGTCCCGGCTGCCAACGGAGCCATTCGCTTCCACTGTGACCCCACCTTCTGGGCAAAGAACGTTGTCAATTTAG gtAACCTGGTAATTGAAAATAAACCAACTCCTAGTTACACTCCCAATGTAGTGGTTGGACAAGCTCCTCCAGGAACAAACCACATCAGCAAAACTCCAGGACAGATCAATCTAGCCCAGCTTCGACTTCAACATATGCAGCAGCAAGTGTATGCACAAAAGCATCAGCAACTGCAGCAGATGAGGATGGCACAGCCAACTGGGTCAGTTCCCAGGCAGACGAGTCCCCAAGTCTTACAGCAGCAG CCTCCCAGGTTGATCAGCATGCAGACCATGCAGAGGGGTAACATGAACTGTGGGGCTTTCCAAGCACATCAGATGAGAATGGCTCAGAATGCTGCTCGTATACCAGGAATACCACGCCACAATGGACCACAATACTCCATGATGCAACCTCACCTTCAAAGACAA CATTCTAACCCTGGGCACGCGGGGCCTTTCCCAGTTGTTTCTGTGCACAACACCACTATAAACCCAACCAGCCCCACGACAGCAACGATGGCGAGTGCCAACCGTGGGCCGACGAGTCCGTCCGTTGCAGCGATCGAGCTCATTCCTTCTGTAACAAACCCAGAGAACTTACCTTCCTTGCCAGATATCCCACCCATCCAG cTTGAAGATGCTGGTTCAAATAGTTTAGATAACCTTCTAAGCAGATACATTACAGGCAGCCACCTACCCCCACAACCTACCAGTACCATGAATCCTTCCCCAGGACCTTCAGCGCTATCTCCAGGGTCATCAG GTTTATCCAACTCCCACACTCCTGTGAGGCCACCTAGTacctccagcacaggcagcagaggaag CTGTGGCTCCTCGGGCAGAACTGCTGAGAAAACTAGCATTAACTTCAAGTCTGACCAAGTGAAAGTCAAGCAAGAGccagggacagaggaagagataTGCAGTTTCTCAGGAGCAGTAAAACAGGAGAAGACTGAAGATGGCAGGAGGAGTGCTTGCATG CTTAGCAGTCCTGAGAGCAGCTTGACACCACCACTGTCAACTAATTTGCATCTGGAGAGTGAATTAGAAGCTTTAGGAAGCCTTGAAAACCATGTAAAAACCGAGCCAGCAGATTTAAGTGAAAGCTGCAAACAGTCTGGACACAGCCTCGTAAATGGCAAATCCCCAGTGAGGAGCCTCATGCACCGATCAGCTAGAATTGGAGGAGAAGGCAATAACAAAGATGATGATCCAAATGAAGACTGGTGTGCTGTTTGCCAAAATGGAGGGGACCTGTTATGTTGTGAAAAGTGCCCAAAGGTGTTTCACCTGACTTGTCACGTACCAACACTCCTCAGCTTTCCAAG tGGAGAGTGGATATGTACATTCTGCAGAGATCTGAGCAAACCAGAAGTAGAATATGATTGTGACAATTCACAACACAGCAAGAAAGGGAAAACGGCACAAGGCCTGAGTCCTGTGGACCAAAGG AAATGTGAACGTCTCCTGCTTTACCTGTATTGTCATGAGCTGAGCATTGAATTTCAAGAGCCAGTCCCAGCCTCG ATACCAAACTACTATAAAATTATAAAGAAACCAATGGATTTATctacagtgaaaaagaaactgcagaagaaGCATTCCCAACACTACCAGACTCCTGAGGATTTTGTGGCAGACGTCCGGTTGATCTTCAAGAACTGTGAAAGGTTTAATGAA GCTGATTCAGAAGTAGCACAGGCAGGGAAGGCAGTTGCATTATACTTTGAAGATAAACTTACAGAGATCTACCCAGACAGGACCTTCCAGCCTTTGCCTGAATTCGAGCAGGAAGAGGATGATGGGGAAATAACTGAGGACTCCGATGAAGATTTTATACAACCACGTAGAAAACGCCTAAAATCAGATGAGAGACCAGTGCATATAAAGTAA
- the TRIM33 gene encoding E3 ubiquitin-protein ligase TRIM33 isoform X2, producing the protein MAENKGGGGGGEGAAEAGPGGGGGLEPMAASPSAAVPPDERESPGAVAVAAAERALGEAEAEAAAAAVGPGVVPGPGPSPVPPLTPAAPGPFSLLDTCAVCAQSLQSRREAEPKLLPCLHSFCRRCLPEPERQLSVPVPGGANGDIQQVGVIRCPVCRQECRQIDLVDNYFVKDTSETPSSSDEKSEQVCTSCEDNASAVGFCVECGEWLCKTCIEAHQRVKFTKDHMIRKKEDVSSEAVGASGQRPVFCPVHKQEQLKLFCETCDRLTCRDCQLLEHKEHRYQFLEEAFQNQKGAIENLLAKLLEKKNYVNFAATQVQNRIKEVNETNKRVEQEIKVAIFTLINEINKKGKSLLQHLENVTKERQMKLIQQQNDITGLSRQVKHVMNFTNWAIASGSSTALLYSKRLITFQLRHILKARCDPVPAANGAIRFHCDPTFWAKNVVNLGNLVIENKPTPSYTPNVVVGQAPPGTNHISKTPGQINLAQLRLQHMQQQVYAQKHQQLQQMRMAQPTGSVPRQTSPQVLQQQPPRLISMQTMQRGNMNCGAFQAHQMRMAQNAARIPGIPRHNGPQYSMMQPHLQRQHSNPGHAGPFPVVSVHNTTINPTSPTTATMASANRGPTSPSVAAIELIPSVTNPENLPSLPDIPPIQLEDAGSNSLDNLLSRYITGSHLPPQPTSTMNPSPGPSALSPGSSGLSNSHTPVRPPSTSSTGSRGSCGSSGRTAEKTSINFKSDQVKVKQEPGTEEEICSFSGAVKQEKTEDGRRSACMLSSPESSLTPPLSTNLHLESELEALGSLENHVKTEPADLSESCKQSGHSLVNGKSPVRSLMHRSARIGGEGNNKDDDPNEDWCAVCQNGGDLLCCEKCPKVFHLTCHVPTLLSFPSGEWICTFCRDLSKPEVEYDCDNSQHSKKGKTAQGLSPVDQRKCERLLLYLYCHELSIEFQEPVPASIPNYYKIIKKPMDLSTVKKKLQKKHSQHYQTPEDFVADVRLIFKNCERFNEMMKVVQVYAETQEINLKADSEVAQAGKAVALYFEDKLTEIYPDRTFQPLPEFEQEEDDGEITEDSDEDFIQPRRKRLKSDERPVHIK; encoded by the exons ATGGCGGAAAACaaaggaggcggcggcggcggggagggggctgccgaggccgggccgggcggaggcggcggcttggagcccatggccgcctccccctCCGCCGCCGTGCCGCCCGATGAACGCGAGAGCCCGGGCGCGgtggcggtggcggcggcggagcgCGCCCTGGGGGAGGCCGAggccgaggcggcggcggcggcggtcgGGCCCGGTGTCGTTCCGGGGCCTGGCCCCAGCCCGGTGCCCCCGCTGACACCGGCGGCGCCGGGGCCTTTCTCGCTGCTGGACACCTGCGCGGTTTGCGCGCAGAGCCTGCAGAGCCGGCGTGAGGCCGAGCCcaagctgctgccctgcctgcacTCCTTCTGCCGGCGCTGCCTGCCCGAGCCCGAGCGGCAGCTCAGCGTGCCCGTGCCCGGCGGGGCCAACGGCGACATCCAGCAAG ttgGTGTAATCAGGTGCCCAGTATGCCGCCAGGAATGCAGACAGATAGACCTAGTGGATAACTACTTTGTAAAAGACACGTCAGAAACGCCGAGCAGCTCTGATGAGAAGTCAGAACAG GTGTGTACAAGCTGTGAAGACAATGCTAGTGCAGTTGGATTTTGTGTAGAGTGTGGGGAATGGTTGTGCAAGACTTGCATAGAAGCTCATCAGCGAGTAAAGTTTACTAAAGATCATatgatcagaaaaaaagaggatgtatCTTCAG aggcCGTGGGAGCATCTGGTCAACGTCCCGTTTTCTGTCCTGTCCACAAACAAGAGCAGTTAAAACTTTTCTGTGAAACATGTGACAGGCTGACATGCAGAGACTGTCAGTTACTGGAGCACAAAGAACACAG GTACCAGTTCCTGGAAGAAGCTTTTCAGAACCAGAAGGGTGCAATTGAGAACCTGTTGGCCAAACTTCTTGAGAAGAAGAATTATGTAAATTTTGCAGCTACCCAAGTTCAGAATAG gataaaAGAAGTGAATGAAACTAACAAACGTGTAGAACAGGAAATCAAAGTGGCTATATTCACCCTCATCAATGAAatcaataaaaaaggaaaatctctgTTACAGCACCTTGAG aATGTAACAAAGGAGAGACAGATGAAGTTAATACAACAACAGAATGACATCACTGGCCTTTCACGACAAGTGAAGCATGTGATGAACTTTACTAATTGGGCAATTGCAAGTGGCAGCAGTACTGCTCTGCTCTACAGTAAACGACTG aTAACGTTCCAGTTACGTCATATTTTGAAGGCACGTTGTGATCCTGTCCCGGCTGCCAACGGAGCCATTCGCTTCCACTGTGACCCCACCTTCTGGGCAAAGAACGTTGTCAATTTAG gtAACCTGGTAATTGAAAATAAACCAACTCCTAGTTACACTCCCAATGTAGTGGTTGGACAAGCTCCTCCAGGAACAAACCACATCAGCAAAACTCCAGGACAGATCAATCTAGCCCAGCTTCGACTTCAACATATGCAGCAGCAAGTGTATGCACAAAAGCATCAGCAACTGCAGCAGATGAGGATGGCACAGCCAACTGGGTCAGTTCCCAGGCAGACGAGTCCCCAAGTCTTACAGCAGCAG CCTCCCAGGTTGATCAGCATGCAGACCATGCAGAGGGGTAACATGAACTGTGGGGCTTTCCAAGCACATCAGATGAGAATGGCTCAGAATGCTGCTCGTATACCAGGAATACCACGCCACAATGGACCACAATACTCCATGATGCAACCTCACCTTCAAAGACAA CATTCTAACCCTGGGCACGCGGGGCCTTTCCCAGTTGTTTCTGTGCACAACACCACTATAAACCCAACCAGCCCCACGACAGCAACGATGGCGAGTGCCAACCGTGGGCCGACGAGTCCGTCCGTTGCAGCGATCGAGCTCATTCCTTCTGTAACAAACCCAGAGAACTTACCTTCCTTGCCAGATATCCCACCCATCCAG cTTGAAGATGCTGGTTCAAATAGTTTAGATAACCTTCTAAGCAGATACATTACAGGCAGCCACCTACCCCCACAACCTACCAGTACCATGAATCCTTCCCCAGGACCTTCAGCGCTATCTCCAGGGTCATCAG GTTTATCCAACTCCCACACTCCTGTGAGGCCACCTAGTacctccagcacaggcagcagaggaag CTGTGGCTCCTCGGGCAGAACTGCTGAGAAAACTAGCATTAACTTCAAGTCTGACCAAGTGAAAGTCAAGCAAGAGccagggacagaggaagagataTGCAGTTTCTCAGGAGCAGTAAAACAGGAGAAGACTGAAGATGGCAGGAGGAGTGCTTGCATG CTTAGCAGTCCTGAGAGCAGCTTGACACCACCACTGTCAACTAATTTGCATCTGGAGAGTGAATTAGAAGCTTTAGGAAGCCTTGAAAACCATGTAAAAACCGAGCCAGCAGATTTAAGTGAAAGCTGCAAACAGTCTGGACACAGCCTCGTAAATGGCAAATCCCCAGTGAGGAGCCTCATGCACCGATCAGCTAGAATTGGAGGAGAAGGCAATAACAAAGATGATGATCCAAATGAAGACTGGTGTGCTGTTTGCCAAAATGGAGGGGACCTGTTATGTTGTGAAAAGTGCCCAAAGGTGTTTCACCTGACTTGTCACGTACCAACACTCCTCAGCTTTCCAAG tGGAGAGTGGATATGTACATTCTGCAGAGATCTGAGCAAACCAGAAGTAGAATATGATTGTGACAATTCACAACACAGCAAGAAAGGGAAAACGGCACAAGGCCTGAGTCCTGTGGACCAAAGG AAATGTGAACGTCTCCTGCTTTACCTGTATTGTCATGAGCTGAGCATTGAATTTCAAGAGCCAGTCCCAGCCTCG ATACCAAACTACTATAAAATTATAAAGAAACCAATGGATTTATctacagtgaaaaagaaactgcagaagaaGCATTCCCAACACTACCAGACTCCTGAGGATTTTGTGGCAGACGTCCGGTTGATCTTCAAGAACTGTGAAAGGTTTAATGAA ATGATGAAAGTTGTTCAAGTTTATGCAGAAACACAAGAGATTAATTTGAAG GCTGATTCAGAAGTAGCACAGGCAGGGAAGGCAGTTGCATTATACTTTGAAGATAAACTTACAGAGATCTACCCAGACAGGACCTTCCAGCCTTTGCCTGAATTCGAGCAGGAAGAGGATGATGGGGAAATAACTGAGGACTCCGATGAAGATTTTATACAACCACGTAGAAAACGCCTAAAATCAGATGAGAGACCAGTGCATATAAAGTAA